TAATTAACTTGGACTTTGCAGACGTGAAAGCGATTATGAGTGAAAAAGGTTCTGCTCTTATGGGTATCGGTGTCGCCACCGGAGAAAGCAGAGCAGCTGAAGCAGCTAAAAAAGCGATTTCTTCTCCATTACTAGAAACAAGTATTGATGGGGCGCAAGGTATTCTTATGAATATTACTGGCGGGACGAATTTAAGCCTATTTGAAGTTCACGAAGCAGCTGAAATCGTATCCTCAGCTTCAGATAGTGAAGTTAATATGATATTCGGTTCTGTTATTAATGAAAACCTTAAAGATGAAATAGTTGTTACTGTTATTGCTACTGGCTTTGATGGTCAACAAAATGAACAGGCCCAAAGCCAACGTTCAACCATTAATCAGCAGCGACAGGCTCCTTCACAAGGTAGTACTACGCGTAAAGAGGCAGCTTCCTCTCAACAACAAGAGCAGCAAAAGCCTTCAGCTAAGCCACAGCAGCCAACTGAAGAAGAAATGGATACACTAGATATTCCAACATTTTTACGTAATCGTCGCAATCGCTAATAAAGTCGTTATATATGAGCCACTTTTTGAGTTTGAGAAAACTCAAAAAGTGGCTTTTTCATCCTCACCCAAACATTTTGTCCCAGATAGCAGTCCGTAAAACGTCCGCCTCAAAATAGAGAGTAGAGATAAACCATTTAGGAGGAGATAATGGACGCTAAAGTCCTGATTCACTCAACTACCCATCAGTGGGACGAAGAACGAAAGGCCTACTGATTGAAAGTACGTTTTATAAACTATTAGATCTACTAAGTTCAGTGTGATTAACTCTCATAAATAAACAGCGCAAGTGTCTTGACATAATCCTTAAAAATCTCTTAAAAAAAGTGTTCTTTTAGTGGCAAAAAGTGACAGACTTAGTGAGGCGTGTAAGCTATACTTTCTTTAAAATTCATGGTTGGACGGTGCGATCTATGACTCTTTATTTCGATATCATCTGGTTACTAAATTTTTTCATAGATTTATTGTTGCTTATTTTGACTGCCACCGTTTTAAAAAAGAATGTTCCGAAAAAACGGTTAGTAATTGGCGCATTCTTTGCATCACTTTATATTTGGTGTCTTATCGTTCCAGCACTTGAGATCCTGACACATCCTATTTTGAAAGGCTTATATTCAGTCATTATTATATTGATCACATTTAGATTTAATACATTAGGATCTTTCATTCAGACCCTTTTGATGTTTTATTTTGTGAATTTTGCAGTGGGAGGGGCTTTAATTGGTATACATTATTTTCTTCAAGTTGATCCTGCCTTCGTTGGAGGTTCCTTAGGACCAGGGACAAAAAGCTTTGGTAGCCCAATAGGCTGGTTGTTTGTCTTAGCAGGGTTTCCTCTTGTCTTTTATTATTCAAAACAGCGATTTGAATCCATCGAAACAGTGAAGATACAGTACGAATCAACAATGGAGGTGCATGTCGAATTACAAGGCCATCATATTCAGTTAAGAGGGTTCGTCGACAGTGGTAATCAATTAACAGATCCTTTTTCAAAAAGACCTGTGATGATTATAGATATGACGGAAACTGCCGATCAATTCCCAAAGACATTAGTTAATTTTTCAAAACGATCGCCTAGTGATCTTACAAACGTAGAGGAAGAAAATATTGGGAATGTTTCTCTTCTTCCATTTCGGACGATAGGTAGTCATCAGCAATTTTTATGGACTGTGAAGCCAGACAGAGTCACCGTACATGAGAATGGTAGATCCTTTGAATGCCCACGTACCTTATTAGGGCTTAGCCATGTCCCACTTGGCGAAAAGGAGGAATATAATTGTCTGCTTCATCCAGCCATGATGCAACAGAAAATGCGGGCTCAATAAGTTCATAACATGTTAAGGAGGCGTTCATGTGAAAAAATATACGATCCGTTTAAAACTTTTATGGTACAGGTTGTTAAAAAAATTAAATTTAAAATCAAAGGAAGTGTACTACATAGGGGGAAGTGAAGCACTCCCACCCCCACTGTCTAAAGAAGAGGAAACGTATTTATTACAAAAATTACCTAATGGAGACGAATCGGTACGCGCTATGCTCATTGAACGGAATTTACGGCTTGTTGTGTACATCGCACGTAAGTTCGAAAATACTGGCATTAATATTGAAGATTTAATTAGTATTGGCACGATTGGTTTAATTAAAGCAGTTAACACTTTTAATCCTGAAAAGAAAATAAAGTTAGCTACCTATGCTTCAAGATGTATTGAGAATGAAATTTTGATGTATTTAAGACGAAATAATAAATTACGCTCTGAAGTGTCGTTTGATGAGCCATTGAATATTGATTGGGATGGAAATGAGTTGCTGTTGTCTGATGTCCTTGGTACAGAAGAAGATATTATTACGAAAGGAATAGAAGATAAAGTTGACAGAAAACTCCTTGTTAAAGCCTTAACGAGCTTAAATAGCCGAGAAAAACAAATAATGGAACTACGATTTGGATTAGCTGGGGAAGAAGAAAAAACGCAAAAAGATGTGGCTGATTTACTTGGGATTTCTCAGTCATATATTTCTCGTCTTGAAAAAAGAATTATCAAACGGTTACAAAAAGAATTTAATAAAATGATCTAGCTCAATTAGTTGTGGCACAATGGAATAGAAGATGTCAACCAATTTATCACCTCGGATAACCTGCATAAATTTCCCTCTCAAGGAGATACTGATTTTGTAACTTATCTCCTGATGGGAGGGAAACCATTGTCACGAAATAAAGTGGAAATATGCGGTGTGGATACGTCCACATTACCTGTTCTCAAAAACAAGGAAATGCGTGTGCTGTTTAAACAAATGCAAGAAGAAGATGATGCTGAAGCACGTGAAAAGCTAGTAAATGGGAATTTGCGTCTCGTCCTCAGTGTCATTCAAAGATTTAATAACCGGGGGGAATATGTGGATGACCTTTTTCAAGTAGGGTGTATCGGCTTAATGAAATCAATTGATAATTTTGATTTAGGGCAGAATGTTAAATTCTCCACGTACGCTGTTCCGATGATTATTGGAGAGATACGTCGTTATTTAAGAGACAATAATCCCATTAGAGTGTCTCGTTCACTTAGAGATATTGCATACAAAGCCCTTCAAGTGCGAGATAACTTAATGGCCGAAAAGAAAAGAGAGAAAGAACCAACGGTGCAAGAGATTGCAGCAGTATTAGGAGTGCCTAAAGAAGAGGTGGTCTTTGCTCTCGATGCTATTCAAGATCCCGTTTCGTTATTTGAACCGATCTACAATGATGGCGGTGACCCTATTTACGTCATGGACCAAATAAGTGATGATAAGCAAAAGGACGTAAATTGGATAGAAGAAATTGCGATTAAAGAGGCGATGATTCGATTAAATGAAAGAGAAAAAATTATTTTGGACATGCGTTTTTTTCAAGGGAAAACACAAATGGAAGTAGCTGAGGAAATTGGCATCTCACAGGCACAAGTTTCCCGTCTCGAAAAAGCGGCCATTACTCAAATGAATAAACATGCGAAAGAATAACCTGCCTCGGCAGGTTTATTTTTTTAGAAATATCTTCTTCAGGGCTGCATATGATGATGACAAAAGGACGAGAGGGGAGAAATAATATGTTGAACATGTCTGAGCTGCAATCCAAAGATATTGTAAATTTGGCAGATGGTCGTTTATTAGGCCATTTAACAGATATCGATATTGATTTAGAAAAAGGGAGAGTGGATGCTATCGTCATTGGTGGAGGAAGAATGAAAAATTTATTCCAGAAAGATGATGAGACAGTTGTTCCGTGGAAAAATATTGTAAAAATCGGTTCAGATGTGATTTTAGTACGTGTTGAAAAAGATGGACATAGCTCCGTTTCCTTCGATGACTAACGAAAAAAGGAAAGGAAGTCACACAGTTGACGAAAATGTACGACAATTTACCTGATAATTTGTCAACCCATTGCTTGATTGGCCTGAATTCATTATACTTTACTTTAAGTCTAGACTTTTCAATAAATGTGTAAGCTTTGTAAATGGTCACAACGTATACGCTAAATAATTTTACGTTTAAAGCGAAAGGCTAGGACGTTTAGTGATTTGCTTTATAACATTTTAACCGGACGTAGCCAAAGGCTTTTCGCCCTCTCATTTGTATACGAAGACATTTGTTTTAATATTAAGGCATTTAAACAGAAGAGGTTAGGCTATATAATAGCTTTAATGATAAAATAGTCATTAGTGACTAACCAGTGTGTGTTTAAGTTTGCCAGGAAAGGAGATTGCCGATTGTCAGTTAAGCAAAACTATGAAGATGTTCAAGCTACCCTTCATGCTGCATGTAAACGTACGGGGAGAGACCCTGACCTTATACATATAATCGCTGTAACTAAATATGTCTCTATAGAAAGAGCAAAAGAAGCTGTTGATGCAGGGGTGTTACACCTAGGTGAAAACAGGCCGGAAGAAGCAATGGAAAAATATGATGCTATTGGTGGTACAGCTACGTGGCATTTTATTGGGAATCTACAGTCTAAAAAAGTTAAAAAGATTCTTCATGCATATGATTATATTCATTCTTTGGACAGGCTGTCACTAGCAAAAGAAATTCATAAAAGAGCTACGGAATCTGCTAAA
The DNA window shown above is from Salipaludibacillus agaradhaerens and carries:
- the spoIIGA gene encoding sigma-E processing peptidase SpoIIGA, with translation MTLYFDIIWLLNFFIDLLLLILTATVLKKNVPKKRLVIGAFFASLYIWCLIVPALEILTHPILKGLYSVIIILITFRFNTLGSFIQTLLMFYFVNFAVGGALIGIHYFLQVDPAFVGGSLGPGTKSFGSPIGWLFVLAGFPLVFYYSKQRFESIETVKIQYESTMEVHVELQGHHIQLRGFVDSGNQLTDPFSKRPVMIIDMTETADQFPKTLVNFSKRSPSDLTNVEEENIGNVSLLPFRTIGSHQQFLWTVKPDRVTVHENGRSFECPRTLLGLSHVPLGEKEEYNCLLHPAMMQQKMRAQ
- the sigG gene encoding RNA polymerase sporulation sigma factor SigG, translating into MSRNKVEICGVDTSTLPVLKNKEMRVLFKQMQEEDDAEAREKLVNGNLRLVLSVIQRFNNRGEYVDDLFQVGCIGLMKSIDNFDLGQNVKFSTYAVPMIIGEIRRYLRDNNPIRVSRSLRDIAYKALQVRDNLMAEKKREKEPTVQEIAAVLGVPKEEVVFALDAIQDPVSLFEPIYNDGGDPIYVMDQISDDKQKDVNWIEEIAIKEAMIRLNEREKIILDMRFFQGKTQMEVAEEIGISQAQVSRLEKAAITQMNKHAKE
- a CDS encoding YlmC/YmxH family sporulation protein, with the translated sequence MLNMSELQSKDIVNLADGRLLGHLTDIDIDLEKGRVDAIVIGGGRMKNLFQKDDETVVPWKNIVKIGSDVILVRVEKDGHSSVSFDD
- the sigE gene encoding RNA polymerase sporulation sigma factor SigE; amino-acid sequence: MKKYTIRLKLLWYRLLKKLNLKSKEVYYIGGSEALPPPLSKEEETYLLQKLPNGDESVRAMLIERNLRLVVYIARKFENTGINIEDLISIGTIGLIKAVNTFNPEKKIKLATYASRCIENEILMYLRRNNKLRSEVSFDEPLNIDWDGNELLLSDVLGTEEDIITKGIEDKVDRKLLVKALTSLNSREKQIMELRFGLAGEEEKTQKDVADLLGISQSYISRLEKRIIKRLQKEFNKMI
- a CDS encoding YggS family pyridoxal phosphate-dependent enzyme, producing MSVKQNYEDVQATLHAACKRTGRDPDLIHIIAVTKYVSIERAKEAVDAGVLHLGENRPEEAMEKYDAIGGTATWHFIGNLQSKKVKKILHAYDYIHSLDRLSLAKEIHKRATESAKIKCFVQVNVSGEASKSGVTPEETLPFIEKLADYPSIEVVGLMTMAPLTDNKGILRETFKSLRELKDTIAAKKFAHAPCKELSMGMSNDFEIAVEEGATFVRIGSSLVGHDKEVKA